The Vibrio bathopelagicus genomic sequence AAGAAGCTTGGTTGCTGTATCCACAGCGCAAAGCATTGAGTCATGCCAGTCAATTATTGATTGATTTCTTATTACAAGAATTACCAAAACTCTAATTATTGTCACGAATAGTGTGACAGTGTTATACCGTCAGCACTGATTATCTCTTAGCATCAACTCGATAGAATTACTCCATCAATATTTAGGAGCAATTCATGATATCCATCTATCGCTATTCCCTACTCGCTGCCACTCTTTTGCCTCTTATCGGTTGCAATCAGTCTGTCGTCACTGAGCCATCTGTTTCTTCAGAGCCGTCTACTGCTTCTATCAAAGTAACGGAAGCGCGTCCGATTCAAGTCATTCAACTTGAATCGAAATCTCAACAAGCCAGCAAGAGCTTTACAGGTAAGCTTCAATCAGTTGAAACGGCAGGTGTGGCGTTTCGCGTTCCCGGTACCATTCAAGAGTTGTTAGTAAAAACCGGCGATAGCGTAAAAAAAGGCCAAGCGATTGCTCAACTAGACCCGCACGATTACCAAGTTGCGTTAGAAGAATTGCAAGCTCGTGCCTTAGAAGCAAAATCAGCTCACAAACTAGCAAAATCGGAATTGGCTCGAGTAAAACAAGCGATTGCTGACGATGCAATTGCCAACGTCAATCTAGACCGAGCCATCAGTGGTTACGAGCGAAGTGAAGCTGCAGTTAAAGTGGTTGAGCAAAACATTCGTCGTGCCAAAGACTCAGTTCGTTACACTCGCCTACTTGCTCCGTTTGATGGCGTGGTTGCCTCTTCTAACTTCGACCAATACGAACAAGTGCTTCCGGGCGTCTCGGTTTTCACCATCCACAAGCCAGAACAGCTTGAAGTGATTATTGATGTGCCTGAAAACTTGATTCATCAATTTGAAGCTGAGCAACAAGCAAGCATCAGTTGGTACCACGCAAAAACGTCTATTACTGGTCATGCAGCTGAGATCTCGACACTCCCTCACCCAATCAAACAAACTTATTCGGTGACTTATCGTTTGGATGACTTTGTAAATAGCAACACGGACAGATTGTTGCCAGGTAAAGCCGTCACCCTCACTACTCAACTAGGCGAAAGCAGTGATAATTTCTGCCTACCTTACTCTTCTATCGTAAACCAATCGGGCGGCGAACAGGTGTTCACGATTAAGGACTCGCAAGCAACATCCGTTTCTGTACATGTTGCCTCACTCGGTGAAAACACCGCATGTGTCGAATCAGAACTCAACGTTGGTGATTATGTGGTTGTGAACGGCGCGCAGTATGTTCAAGAAGGCCAGCATTTCTCTTCAATCCAAGTTAAAGATCTGTAGGTAAACAT encodes the following:
- a CDS encoding efflux RND transporter periplasmic adaptor subunit, with translation MISIYRYSLLAATLLPLIGCNQSVVTEPSVSSEPSTASIKVTEARPIQVIQLESKSQQASKSFTGKLQSVETAGVAFRVPGTIQELLVKTGDSVKKGQAIAQLDPHDYQVALEELQARALEAKSAHKLAKSELARVKQAIADDAIANVNLDRAISGYERSEAAVKVVEQNIRRAKDSVRYTRLLAPFDGVVASSNFDQYEQVLPGVSVFTIHKPEQLEVIIDVPENLIHQFEAEQQASISWYHAKTSITGHAAEISTLPHPIKQTYSVTYRLDDFVNSNTDRLLPGKAVTLTTQLGESSDNFCLPYSSIVNQSGGEQVFTIKDSQATSVSVHVASLGENTACVESELNVGDYVVVNGAQYVQEGQHFSSIQVKDL